Proteins co-encoded in one Halorussus lipolyticus genomic window:
- a CDS encoding amino acid permease produces the protein MTSGDEELAKDLGLLAALTIGVGTMIGAGIFVLPGQAAAAAGPAVALSFVVGGVISLFTALSASELGTAMPKAGGGYYYINHALGPLFGSVAGWGNWMGLAFASAFYTLGFGEYLATFLPIPAVGLGVITLSSFQIGALLAGATFIAVNYVGAKETGRLQVFIVVTLVGILTLFSALGFLQADLSTLRPFFPAETGGATAILPATGLVFVSFLGFAKITTVAEELKNPGRNLPLAVVGSVVIVTVMYAIIMVVLMGVINWRQLSPEFTKTPVLDVAEISFGAFGLGAIGVGLLTFAGLLATASSANASILASSRINFAMGRDKLISAKLNDIHPKFATPYRSIAVTGGLILLFIVVGDVKTLAKAGSVLHLIVYGLLNVALIVMRESDDPEYQPDFKVPLYPFVPILGALTSFGLIAFMKPIEIGLSLVFVVGGIVWYFAYGKSRTDKQGRLSNLVLSRSDEMPDSAVSAATSIKPDGGQYRVMVPLANPEHEKDLITLASAVAKQRNGVLDAVHVITVPDQTPLSHAADHLDEHEENYHEILDEAQRDAETFGVDVETHTIVSHRSFEEIFSAAEAHDADLVVMGWGDDSHGSPGRVESAMDDLGMDLPSDFLVLKDRGFDPERVLVPTAGGPDSDLSAEIAKLLQDTYDSEVTLLHVADDAAEGEAFLEEWAADHGLEDAERRVETGDVEGAIERAAEDSSMVIIGATERGLLSRLVGGSLVLDVVEDVDCSVLLAESAHERGIVDRLFGR, from the coding sequence ATGACATCGGGTGACGAGGAGCTGGCCAAAGACCTCGGTCTCCTCGCGGCGCTGACCATCGGCGTCGGGACCATGATTGGAGCCGGCATCTTTGTCCTGCCGGGGCAGGCGGCCGCGGCGGCCGGACCCGCGGTGGCGCTGTCGTTCGTGGTCGGCGGCGTCATCTCGCTGTTCACCGCGCTGTCGGCGTCGGAACTCGGCACCGCGATGCCGAAGGCGGGCGGCGGGTACTACTACATCAACCACGCACTCGGTCCGCTGTTCGGGTCGGTCGCCGGATGGGGCAACTGGATGGGGCTGGCGTTCGCCAGCGCGTTCTACACCCTCGGATTCGGCGAGTACCTCGCTACCTTCCTCCCGATTCCGGCCGTCGGACTCGGCGTGATTACGCTCTCGTCCTTCCAAATCGGGGCGCTCCTCGCTGGGGCGACGTTCATCGCGGTCAACTACGTCGGTGCGAAGGAGACGGGTCGCCTGCAGGTGTTCATCGTCGTCACGCTGGTGGGCATCCTCACGCTGTTCTCCGCGCTGGGGTTCCTACAGGCCGACCTCTCGACGCTGAGGCCGTTCTTCCCGGCCGAGACCGGCGGTGCGACTGCGATTCTCCCCGCGACCGGACTCGTGTTCGTCTCCTTCCTCGGGTTCGCCAAGATTACCACCGTCGCCGAGGAGTTGAAGAATCCGGGTCGGAACCTGCCGCTCGCAGTAGTCGGGAGCGTCGTCATCGTGACGGTGATGTACGCCATCATCATGGTGGTCCTGATGGGCGTCATCAACTGGCGACAGTTGAGTCCCGAGTTCACCAAGACGCCGGTTCTCGACGTGGCCGAAATCTCGTTCGGCGCGTTCGGTCTCGGCGCGATTGGGGTCGGACTGCTGACGTTCGCCGGGCTGTTGGCGACCGCATCCAGCGCGAACGCCTCGATTCTGGCGTCGTCGCGCATCAACTTCGCTATGGGTCGGGACAAACTCATCAGCGCGAAACTCAACGACATCCACCCCAAGTTCGCCACCCCCTACCGGAGCATCGCGGTCACGGGCGGCCTCATCCTGCTGTTCATCGTCGTCGGCGACGTGAAGACGCTGGCGAAGGCCGGGAGCGTCCTCCACCTCATCGTCTACGGCCTGCTGAACGTCGCGCTCATCGTGATGCGCGAGTCCGACGACCCCGAGTATCAACCCGACTTCAAGGTGCCGCTGTATCCGTTCGTCCCGATACTCGGCGCGTTGACCTCGTTCGGCCTCATCGCGTTCATGAAGCCCATCGAAATCGGACTGTCGCTCGTCTTCGTCGTGGGCGGCATCGTCTGGTACTTCGCCTACGGCAAGTCCCGGACCGACAAGCAGGGCCGCCTCTCGAATCTGGTCCTCTCGCGGAGCGACGAGATGCCCGACTCGGCGGTGTCGGCCGCGACGTCCATCAAACCCGACGGCGGCCAGTACCGGGTGATGGTGCCGCTGGCCAACCCCGAACACGAGAAGGACCTCATCACGCTGGCGAGCGCCGTGGCCAAACAGCGTAACGGGGTGCTGGACGCGGTTCACGTCATCACGGTGCCCGACCAGACGCCACTGTCGCACGCCGCCGACCATCTCGACGAACACGAGGAGAACTACCACGAGATTCTGGACGAGGCCCAACGTGACGCCGAGACGTTCGGCGTGGACGTGGAAACCCACACCATCGTCTCCCACCGGTCGTTCGAGGAGATTTTCTCGGCGGCCGAGGCCCACGACGCCGACCTCGTGGTGATGGGATGGGGCGACGACTCCCACGGGTCGCCCGGTCGAGTCGAGAGCGCGATGGACGACCTCGGGATGGACCTCCCGAGCGACTTCCTCGTGCTGAAAGACCGCGGGTTCGACCCCGAGCGAGTGCTGGTGCCCACCGCGGGCGGTCCCGACTCGGACCTCAGCGCCGAAATCGCCAAACTCCTACAGGACACCTACGACTCGGAGGTCACGCTCCTGCACGTCGCCGACGACGCCGCGGAGGGTGAGGCGTTCCTCGAAGAGTGGGCGGCCGACCACGGCCTCGAAGACGCCGAGCGCCGGGTCGAAACCGGCGACGTGGAGGGCGCAATCGAACGCGCCGCTGAGGACTCCTCGATGGTCATCATCGGCGCGACCGAGCGAGGCCTGCTGTCGCGTCTGGTCGGCGGGTCGCTGGTCCTCGACGTGGTAGAAGACGTGGACTGCTCGGTCCTGCTGGCCGAGAGCGCCCACGAGCGAGGCATCGTAGACCGACTGTTCGGCCGGTAA
- a CDS encoding dodecin family protein: MTAVKIIKVLGTSDEGWEQAAQEAVDQASKTIDDIHGVEVEDWTADVENGQIQEYKTTVEVAFPVHEQQESQ; encoded by the coding sequence ATGACGGCAGTAAAAATCATCAAAGTCCTCGGCACCTCAGACGAGGGCTGGGAGCAAGCGGCCCAAGAAGCAGTGGACCAAGCCAGCAAGACCATCGACGACATCCACGGCGTCGAAGTCGAGGACTGGACGGCCGACGTGGAGAACGGCCAGATTCAGGAGTACAAGACCACCGTCGAAGTCGCCTTCCCGGTCCACGAACAGCAGGAGTCCCAGTAG
- a CDS encoding FAD-dependent monooxygenase → MTDEYEHYEAVVVGAGPGGAAAGAVLARNDVETLVLERGVEAGSKNVTGGLIYAEESAPYTIDGLFPEFREQATERPVTDYYLHNVAGEQVETFDITDLHEHDTEWSDAVLRRKMDSWMADRVHEMTSETGGGLLTDVRVNGLLRDGGEIVGVTCDELDPIRADLVVAADGVNSELARDAGLMDWEDPDEWFQGVKAVVDVPPEVIAERFGVGDDEGEAHLFSGDLFEDVRGGGFVYTNEDSLSIGSVFHLDSIVEQEAEPHRLLDNLLTHPLMADWLEGHYDEVEYSAKLVPDSKKAAHPAPHRGRLLVVGDAAGQMQAQGPIIKGMNHAVSAGALAGEAFAEAKLRGDPDKAGELYEQKLRTEGIMGKLRPKGYQVASALGEHDAVTEVADSLLTSSVGRLGVRLAGGLLEDLYSSPTLSQIVPDTQTPYVTLPTVIAEELGERVSGEADYEPKDLATRIGDLTYDTDVGNPHIELRDNSMEASGAAVYACPVSAEDFGGGCYRAETVKTNGSDEKRVSLDTQPCVECGTCAVVADTDWEHPRGGKGVEYKEG, encoded by the coding sequence ATGACTGACGAGTACGAACACTACGAGGCGGTCGTGGTCGGGGCCGGACCCGGCGGGGCCGCCGCCGGGGCGGTACTGGCGCGAAACGACGTGGAGACCCTCGTCCTCGAACGCGGGGTCGAAGCCGGGTCGAAGAACGTGACTGGGGGTCTCATCTACGCCGAGGAGTCCGCGCCCTACACCATCGACGGCCTGTTCCCGGAGTTCCGCGAGCAGGCAACCGAGCGCCCGGTCACCGACTACTACCTCCACAACGTGGCGGGCGAGCAGGTCGAGACCTTCGACATCACCGACCTCCACGAACACGACACCGAGTGGTCCGACGCGGTACTTCGCCGGAAGATGGACTCGTGGATGGCCGACCGAGTTCACGAGATGACCAGCGAGACCGGCGGCGGCCTCCTGACCGACGTGCGAGTGAACGGCCTCCTGCGGGACGGCGGCGAGATTGTCGGCGTCACCTGCGACGAACTCGACCCGATTCGGGCCGACCTCGTGGTTGCGGCGGATGGCGTGAACTCGGAGTTGGCCCGCGACGCGGGACTGATGGACTGGGAGGACCCCGACGAGTGGTTCCAAGGCGTGAAAGCGGTCGTGGACGTGCCCCCCGAGGTCATCGCCGAGCGATTCGGCGTCGGCGACGACGAGGGCGAGGCCCACCTGTTCTCGGGCGACCTGTTCGAGGACGTGCGGGGCGGCGGGTTCGTCTACACCAACGAGGACAGTCTCTCGATTGGGTCGGTCTTCCACCTCGATAGCATCGTGGAACAGGAGGCCGAACCCCACCGACTGCTGGACAACCTGCTGACCCACCCCCTGATGGCCGACTGGCTTGAGGGCCACTACGACGAAGTGGAGTACAGCGCCAAGTTGGTCCCCGACTCGAAGAAGGCGGCCCACCCCGCGCCACACCGCGGTCGCTTGCTGGTCGTCGGCGACGCCGCGGGCCAGATGCAGGCCCAAGGTCCCATCATCAAGGGGATGAACCACGCCGTGAGTGCTGGCGCGCTGGCCGGCGAGGCCTTCGCCGAGGCTAAACTGCGGGGCGACCCGGATAAGGCGGGCGAACTCTACGAGCAGAAACTCCGCACCGAGGGCATCATGGGCAAGTTGCGGCCGAAGGGGTATCAGGTCGCCAGCGCGCTCGGCGAACACGACGCCGTGACCGAGGTGGCCGACTCCCTGCTCACGTCGTCGGTGGGTCGCCTCGGCGTGCGACTGGCCGGGGGTCTCCTCGAAGACCTCTACTCGTCGCCGACCCTCTCCCAAATCGTGCCCGACACCCAGACGCCCTACGTCACCCTGCCGACCGTCATCGCCGAGGAGTTGGGCGAGCGCGTCTCGGGCGAGGCCGACTACGAACCCAAGGACCTCGCCACCCGAATCGGCGACCTGACCTACGATACCGACGTGGGCAATCCCCACATCGAACTCCGGGACAATTCGATGGAGGCCAGCGGCGCGGCGGTGTACGCCTGCCCGGTCAGCGCCGAGGACTTCGGCGGCGGGTGCTACCGGGCCGAGACGGTCAAAACCAACGGCTCGGACGAGAAGCGCGTCAGCCTCGACACTCAGCCCTGCGTCGAGTGCGGCACCTGCGCGGTGGTCGCCGACACCGACTGGGAACACCCCCGCGGCGGCAAGGGCGTCGAGTACAAGGAAGGGTGA
- a CDS encoding cation diffusion facilitator family transporter, whose protein sequence is MSDRRTAFLEASWVNVASNLLKIVVEGALGVFSGSLALTADAAHSVADLLASGVVLVWGRFAFENPDETHPHGHERFEPLSALFVGGVLVLLGLKLLVDSGKSLLAGPEAEYSVVLVAGLGFALLDRLGCYWYTVRVNRRVQSSSLRALAADSLNDIYTTLAAFAGVAGMALGYPILDPIAGGVVSLLVVYQGVEISRENIDYLVDRAPPEDHQRRIRSRIRDHPEVYGVHDFAAYYSGQVVEVEFHAEIESDRTVREAHEIESDLRQRVREVESVEDVHVHLDPAGLGEWKDAADRPSATGRGERTGS, encoded by the coding sequence ATGTCCGACCGAAGAACCGCCTTCCTCGAAGCGTCGTGGGTCAACGTCGCGTCGAACCTCCTCAAAATCGTCGTGGAGGGGGCGCTCGGCGTCTTTTCGGGAAGCCTCGCGCTCACCGCCGACGCCGCCCACTCGGTTGCGGACCTGCTGGCCAGCGGCGTGGTACTCGTCTGGGGTCGGTTCGCGTTCGAGAACCCCGACGAGACCCACCCGCACGGCCACGAGCGATTCGAACCGCTGAGCGCGCTGTTCGTCGGCGGCGTCCTCGTCCTCCTCGGTCTCAAACTGCTGGTCGATTCCGGGAAGTCGCTTCTGGCCGGGCCGGAGGCCGAGTACAGCGTCGTCCTCGTCGCCGGACTCGGCTTCGCGCTCCTCGACCGACTCGGCTGTTACTGGTACACCGTCCGGGTGAACCGTCGCGTCCAGTCGTCCAGCCTGCGCGCGCTCGCCGCCGACAGCCTCAACGACATCTACACCACGCTGGCGGCGTTCGCCGGCGTCGCCGGCATGGCGCTCGGCTACCCGATTCTCGACCCCATCGCCGGGGGCGTCGTCAGCCTCCTCGTCGTGTATCAGGGCGTCGAAATCTCCCGCGAGAACATCGACTACCTCGTGGACCGCGCGCCGCCCGAGGACCACCAGCGACGAATCCGGTCTCGGATTCGAGACCACCCCGAGGTCTACGGCGTCCACGACTTCGCGGCCTACTACTCGGGGCAGGTCGTGGAAGTCGAGTTCCACGCCGAAATCGAGTCCGACCGCACGGTCCGCGAGGCCCACGAAATCGAGTCCGACCTCCGCCAGCGCGTCCGGGAAGTCGAGTCAGTCGAGGACGTTCACGTCCACCTCGACCCCGCCGGCCTCGGCGAGTGGAAGGACGCCGCCGACCGCCCGTCGGCGACGGGACGCGGGGAACGCACTGGGTCGTGA
- a CDS encoding polymer-forming cytoskeletal protein, with product MPLGSDPLDELAIPDGTTVEEHDLVTDGDVIVGGQSTVEFGVRGHNVIAGERVQFGGHIEAEADCRLDMWSDVQDNVLVGRDAYLGERVHVGGRLMVSGDLDIGDDVDIEEGFEANGWIVIRNPMPTIVFVFVYLQQLLQIGEEEAAEEVVSDLLESEEVEADPVVVPRNGHVSDDSWRVSTPATIGDDCRLHGNIRAESIEVGQRNDVFGSLRARGDISVGEHTVIHGDVTTRSGTVELADDVEVRGDVSCEDLHFHEGAIVDGTMRASGEMSMVKAGTHEHIAADGDGGRKRFHGDAEDGNGANAGTENTSEGGE from the coding sequence GTGCCACTCGGTTCGGACCCGCTCGACGAACTCGCCATCCCCGACGGAACGACCGTCGAGGAGCACGACTTAGTGACCGACGGTGACGTCATCGTCGGCGGACAGAGTACCGTGGAGTTCGGGGTCCGAGGACACAACGTCATCGCGGGCGAGCGAGTCCAGTTCGGCGGCCACATCGAGGCCGAGGCCGACTGTCGCCTCGACATGTGGTCGGACGTGCAGGACAACGTGCTGGTCGGCCGGGATGCCTACCTCGGCGAGCGAGTCCACGTCGGCGGCCGCCTGATGGTCAGCGGTGACCTCGACATCGGTGACGACGTGGACATCGAGGAGGGTTTCGAGGCCAACGGCTGGATTGTCATCCGCAACCCCATGCCGACCATCGTCTTCGTCTTCGTCTACCTCCAGCAACTCCTCCAAATCGGCGAGGAGGAGGCCGCCGAAGAAGTCGTCTCGGACCTTCTCGAAAGCGAGGAAGTCGAGGCCGACCCCGTAGTCGTCCCCCGGAACGGCCACGTCTCGGACGACTCGTGGCGGGTCTCGACCCCCGCGACCATCGGCGACGACTGCCGACTCCACGGCAACATCCGCGCCGAATCCATCGAGGTCGGCCAGCGCAACGACGTGTTCGGCAGTCTCCGCGCTCGGGGCGACATCTCGGTCGGCGAACACACTGTCATCCACGGCGACGTGACCACCCGGAGCGGGACGGTCGAACTTGCCGACGACGTGGAGGTCCGGGGCGACGTGTCCTGCGAGGACCTCCATTTCCACGAGGGGGCAATCGTGGACGGAACCATGCGCGCCAGCGGCGAGATGTCGATGGTCAAGGCCGGAACGCACGAACACATCGCGGCCGACGGCGACGGCGGCCGGAAGCGGTTCCACGGCGACGCCGAAGACGGGAACGGCGCGAACGCGGGGACGGAGAACACGTCCGAAGGCGGCGAGTAA
- a CDS encoding lamin tail domain-containing protein — translation MTETKPWASRTTTDHDEIREWVEDRDGEPAHVVGTGGDDDLGILRFDFPEEEPDRNLEAVEWDAFFEKFETANLALRYQREKQNGERSYFNRFVRRAETGVAEVPDADVSVVAVGSEPIPDAGAADESASESTDDSDDESASEEPQPTPRLTVGLAVDEIHEDARGYDHWNKNDEYLVFRNEADEPLDLTGWTVANSDETTYEFPEKFVLDPRKAVTLHSGSGEDTDRDLYWGSERAIWKNTGDVLTVRDDEDRRAIRESY, via the coding sequence ATGACAGAGACCAAACCGTGGGCGAGCAGAACCACGACAGACCACGACGAGATACGCGAGTGGGTCGAGGACCGCGACGGCGAACCGGCGCACGTCGTCGGCACCGGCGGGGACGACGACCTCGGGATTCTGCGGTTCGACTTTCCCGAGGAGGAACCCGACAGGAACCTCGAAGCCGTCGAGTGGGACGCCTTCTTCGAGAAGTTCGAGACCGCCAATCTCGCACTCCGGTACCAGCGCGAGAAGCAAAACGGCGAGCGGAGCTACTTCAATCGGTTCGTCCGGCGGGCCGAAACCGGCGTGGCCGAGGTCCCCGACGCGGACGTGTCGGTGGTCGCGGTCGGGTCCGAACCGATTCCGGATGCCGGAGCGGCCGACGAGTCGGCGTCCGAATCGACGGACGACTCCGACGACGAGTCCGCGTCCGAGGAACCGCAACCGACGCCCCGACTCACCGTCGGCCTCGCCGTGGACGAAATCCACGAGGACGCCCGCGGCTACGACCACTGGAACAAGAACGACGAGTATCTGGTCTTCCGGAACGAGGCCGACGAACCGCTCGACCTCACCGGGTGGACCGTCGCAAACAGCGACGAGACGACCTACGAGTTCCCCGAGAAGTTCGTCCTCGACCCCCGGAAGGCTGTGACGCTCCACTCGGGGTCGGGCGAGGACACCGACCGGGACCTCTACTGGGGGTCCGAGCGCGCCATTTGGAAGAACACCGGCGACGTGCTGACGGTCCGTGACGACGAAGACCGGCGCGCGATTCGGGAGTCATACTGA
- a CDS encoding DUF5800 family protein — translation MTTLAFEEDGVDVVYEGTEFRLSKDLIEGATGKNYFDVTDHEVLRIVEKDPDISGEARRIGDIIR, via the coding sequence ATGACGACGCTCGCCTTCGAAGAAGACGGCGTGGACGTGGTGTACGAGGGGACCGAGTTCCGACTCTCGAAGGACCTCATCGAGGGAGCGACCGGGAAGAACTACTTCGACGTGACCGACCACGAGGTCCTGCGCATCGTGGAGAAGGACCCCGACATCTCGGGCGAGGCCCGGCGCATCGGCGACATCATCCGGTGA
- a CDS encoding electron transfer flavoprotein subunit alpha/FixB family protein, producing MAENPDLDPSDYTVDELEDELAAIDDPDELDAVLAAEQDGKDRKTAKEAIRDRIEKLEDRPEPDDRIEEDASYEVETQTRDKKHVRALKGGEYEDMWVYCETQAGELLDVSKEMLGKARELMDDYNDEYESERVVGVLVGDGEVTDLTDEVLAYGADVAIYHEDPRLERFRHKPYTEIVSDMARGGADPPNWATGNPGTEPTAEWRDYDKPRYFLFPATNNGRDLSAQVQAELDSGLASDCSGLFIEEELVSNPVKTGEPGEKVEFERVLHMKRPDFSGFEYSTILCLDNPGREFHPQGCSVIPGSFDPIEPDYEKEGEVVEHDLHLEDDWFRVAVTDFDRLDEGVDLTGHEVVVALGRGIGDDPTEGIELGLDLVETFDDAAFGLSRGVVTASYDLDGHVAQYVTEERQIGETGQIVQPTLYIAAGISGAVQHKVGMDESDTIVAINTDTDARIRDFSDYFIEGDLFDVLPRLTESVEAGELTMKAEASDD from the coding sequence GTGGCCGAAAATCCCGACCTCGACCCGAGCGACTACACCGTGGACGAACTGGAAGACGAACTCGCGGCGATAGACGACCCCGACGAACTCGACGCGGTGCTGGCGGCCGAACAGGACGGGAAGGACCGGAAAACCGCCAAGGAGGCCATCCGGGACCGAATCGAGAAGTTGGAGGACCGACCGGAACCAGACGACCGAATCGAGGAAGACGCCAGTTACGAGGTCGAGACCCAGACCCGCGACAAGAAGCACGTCCGGGCGCTGAAGGGCGGCGAGTACGAGGACATGTGGGTCTACTGCGAGACCCAAGCCGGGGAACTGCTCGACGTGTCCAAGGAGATGCTCGGCAAGGCCCGCGAGTTGATGGACGACTACAACGACGAGTACGAATCGGAGCGCGTCGTCGGCGTCCTCGTCGGCGATGGCGAAGTCACCGACCTCACGGACGAGGTACTCGCCTACGGCGCGGACGTAGCAATCTACCACGAGGACCCGCGGTTAGAGCGATTCCGCCACAAGCCCTACACCGAAATCGTCTCGGATATGGCCCGCGGGGGTGCCGACCCGCCGAACTGGGCCACCGGAAATCCCGGCACCGAACCGACCGCCGAGTGGCGCGACTACGACAAGCCACGGTACTTCCTCTTTCCGGCGACCAACAACGGCCGGGACCTCTCGGCGCAGGTGCAGGCCGAACTCGACTCGGGCCTCGCCTCTGACTGCTCGGGCCTGTTCATCGAGGAGGAACTCGTTTCGAACCCGGTCAAGACCGGCGAACCCGGCGAGAAGGTCGAGTTCGAGCGCGTCCTCCACATGAAGCGCCCGGACTTCTCGGGGTTCGAGTACTCGACCATCCTCTGTCTGGACAACCCCGGCCGGGAGTTCCACCCGCAGGGGTGTTCGGTGATTCCGGGGAGTTTCGACCCCATCGAACCGGATTACGAGAAGGAGGGCGAAGTGGTCGAACACGACCTGCACCTCGAAGACGACTGGTTCCGGGTGGCCGTGACCGACTTCGACAGACTGGACGAGGGCGTCGATTTGACCGGCCACGAGGTCGTCGTGGCGCTCGGTCGAGGCATCGGCGACGACCCGACCGAAGGCATCGAGTTGGGTCTCGATTTGGTCGAGACCTTCGACGACGCCGCGTTCGGTCTCTCCCGAGGAGTCGTCACGGCGTCCTACGACCTCGACGGGCACGTCGCCCAGTACGTCACCGAGGAGCGCCAAATCGGCGAGACTGGCCAAATCGTCCAACCGACCCTCTACATCGCGGCCGGTATCTCGGGCGCGGTCCAGCACAAGGTGGGGATGGACGAGTCCGACACCATCGTCGCCATCAACACCGACACCGACGCCCGGATTCGGGACTTCAGCGACTACTTCATCGAAGGCGACCTGTTCGACGTGCTTCCCCGCCTCACCGAGTCGGTCGAGGCGGGCGAACTGACCATGAAAGCGGAGGCCAGCGATGACTGA
- a CDS encoding electron transfer flavoprotein subunit beta/FixA family protein: protein MHSVVLTKGVPDFREGQVSFDEDGHLERGATPTVMNPNDEFALQAALQTKVKHGGTVSVMSMGPPGYESVLEEAMGVYADDLYLLSDREMAAADTWSTAITLSAGIEKIGEGDGESNEPDLIFAGFKTADGETGQTGPQTCWCLDRPIVTHVIALDVDDENDKIRAKRLVEGDVDEIETVEAPLPAFVVTDPEFEPSYRRAEHRLRHKQLKAETDERVEEYENHLTSWSADELELDPDFIGLDGSPTIVSGVDPIPKAPSEREATMITPGDEEGMEQVLDEMRPLAGGD from the coding sequence ATGCACTCGGTAGTGCTGACGAAGGGCGTACCCGACTTCCGGGAGGGACAGGTGTCGTTCGACGAGGACGGCCACCTCGAACGCGGTGCGACCCCCACGGTGATGAACCCGAACGACGAGTTCGCGCTTCAGGCCGCGCTCCAGACCAAGGTCAAGCACGGCGGGACGGTCAGCGTGATGAGCATGGGACCGCCGGGCTACGAGAGCGTGCTGGAGGAGGCCATGGGCGTCTACGCCGACGACCTCTATCTCCTGTCGGACCGCGAGATGGCGGCGGCAGACACGTGGTCCACCGCCATCACGCTCTCGGCGGGCATCGAGAAGATAGGCGAGGGCGATGGTGAATCGAACGAACCAGACCTTATTTTCGCGGGGTTCAAGACCGCAGACGGCGAGACCGGCCAGACCGGTCCCCAGACTTGCTGGTGTCTGGACCGGCCAATCGTGACCCACGTCATCGCGCTCGACGTGGACGACGAGAACGACAAAATCCGCGCAAAGCGCCTCGTGGAGGGCGACGTGGACGAAATCGAAACCGTCGAGGCCCCCTTGCCCGCGTTCGTCGTGACCGACCCCGAGTTCGAACCCTCCTACCGGCGGGCCGAACACCGACTGCGCCACAAGCAACTCAAGGCCGAGACCGACGAGCGCGTCGAGGAGTACGAAAATCACCTCACGTCGTGGAGCGCCGACGAGTTGGAACTCGACCCCGATTTCATCGGTCTCGATGGCTCGCCGACCATCGTCTCGGGCGTGGACCCCATCCCGAAGGCTCCCTCCGAGCGCGAGGCCACGATGATAACTCCCGGCGACGAGGAGGGCATGGAACAGGTGCTTGACGAGATGCGACCCCTCGCGGGAGGTGACTGA
- a CDS encoding bifunctional helix-turn-helix transcriptional regulator/GNAT family N-acetyltransferase has protein sequence MKFSETLEFGHEDRKRIYEYVESHGEVDFEEARDVLHVDPGGFRHHVAILKRDGYLEERDGMLRAAFEEGTAEEYEVDDVEFVVRPARQDDLSGIVGAIRRVAEQGSYIVAESVADEIDHDDALLRHNEIESRMFFVATVGDDVVGWVHLYAPELDKLAHTAELTVGVLDDYQGLGIGSHLLERGLEWAASNGYEKVYQSAPSTNEYAIEFLKAQGWETEAVREDHYKIDGEYVDEVMMAVEL, from the coding sequence ATGAAATTCTCCGAAACGCTGGAGTTCGGCCACGAGGACCGCAAGCGAATCTACGAGTACGTCGAGAGCCACGGCGAGGTCGATTTCGAGGAGGCCCGCGATGTCCTCCACGTAGACCCCGGCGGGTTCCGCCACCACGTCGCCATCCTCAAGCGCGACGGCTATCTCGAAGAACGCGACGGGATGCTTCGGGCCGCCTTCGAGGAGGGCACGGCCGAGGAGTACGAAGTCGACGACGTGGAGTTCGTCGTCCGGCCCGCCCGCCAAGACGACCTCTCGGGCATCGTCGGCGCGATTCGCCGGGTCGCCGAGCAGGGAAGCTACATCGTCGCCGAGAGCGTGGCCGACGAAATCGACCACGACGACGCCCTGCTCCGGCACAACGAAATCGAGTCCCGGATGTTCTTCGTCGCCACCGTCGGCGACGACGTGGTGGGGTGGGTCCACCTCTACGCGCCGGAACTCGACAAGTTGGCCCACACCGCCGAACTGACCGTGGGCGTGCTGGACGACTATCAGGGACTGGGCATCGGGAGCCACCTGCTGGAACGCGGACTGGAGTGGGCCGCGTCGAACGGCTACGAGAAGGTCTACCAGAGCGCGCCCTCGACCAACGAGTACGCCATCGAGTTCCTGAAAGCGCAGGGCTGGGAGACCGAGGCGGTCCGCGAGGACCACTACAAAATCGACGGCGAGTACGTGGACGAAGTGATGATGGCGGTGGAGTTGTAA
- a CDS encoding universal stress protein yields MTHSDSESKLLSHVLVPVADEEDARLSARELAPYSPERVTALHVVEKGEGVPDKTPVEQSEQLAEDAFTAIRETFPDADEETAYRRDVVQAILDVADELDASAIAFRPRRSGRLVRLLSGDRTTKLVTQADRPVIALPRGEDG; encoded by the coding sequence ATGACTCACTCTGACTCCGAATCGAAACTACTCTCGCACGTCCTCGTCCCCGTGGCGGACGAGGAGGACGCGCGATTGTCGGCGCGAGAACTCGCGCCGTACAGTCCCGAGCGAGTGACTGCCCTGCACGTCGTGGAGAAGGGCGAGGGCGTGCCGGACAAGACGCCGGTCGAGCAGTCCGAGCAACTCGCCGAGGACGCATTCACGGCGATTCGGGAAACCTTCCCGGACGCCGACGAAGAAACCGCCTACCGGCGTGACGTGGTGCAGGCCATCCTCGACGTGGCCGACGAGTTGGACGCGAGCGCCATCGCCTTCCGGCCGCGCCGGAGCGGGCGACTCGTCCGCCTTCTCTCCGGCGACCGAACGACCAAGTTGGTGACACAGGCCGACCGACCGGTAATCGCACTACCCCGAGGGGAGGACGGATGA